Proteins encoded together in one Bradyrhizobium sp. CB82 window:
- a CDS encoding cytochrome c oxidase subunit II: protein MAVALILLLVAIGSVLFHLYSPWWWTPIATNWNYIDQTINITFWITGAVFTAVIAFMAYCVFRFHHREGRRADYNPENKKLEWWLSVGTGVGVAAMLAPGLVVWHQFVTVPADATEVEIMGQQWQWSFRLPGKDGRLGTSDVRNITPENPMGLYHDDPHGQDDVVIENGELHLPIGKPVKVLLRSIDVLHDFYVPEFRAKMDMVPGMVTYFWIKPIRTGTFDVLCAELCGAAHYQMRAKVIVEEESDYHAWLEQQKTFAELSGRKAVVRATYQSGGK, encoded by the coding sequence ATGGCTGTCGCACTGATACTGCTGTTGGTCGCGATAGGCTCGGTGCTGTTTCACCTCTACAGCCCGTGGTGGTGGACGCCGATTGCAACCAACTGGAACTACATCGACCAGACGATCAACATCACGTTCTGGATCACCGGGGCTGTCTTTACCGCGGTCATCGCGTTCATGGCCTACTGTGTCTTTCGCTTCCACCATAGGGAGGGAAGACGGGCAGACTACAATCCCGAAAACAAGAAGCTTGAATGGTGGCTCAGCGTCGGGACCGGCGTCGGCGTCGCCGCCATGCTCGCGCCCGGCCTGGTCGTCTGGCACCAGTTCGTAACAGTTCCGGCGGACGCGACGGAAGTGGAGATCATGGGCCAGCAATGGCAATGGAGTTTCCGCTTGCCAGGCAAGGATGGCCGGTTGGGCACGTCCGATGTCCGCAATATTACACCCGAGAACCCGATGGGGCTCTATCACGACGATCCACATGGGCAGGACGACGTCGTGATCGAAAATGGCGAGTTGCATCTTCCGATCGGCAAGCCGGTCAAGGTCCTGCTGCGCTCCATCGATGTCCTGCACGATTTCTATGTGCCGGAGTTCCGGGCCAAGATGGACATGGTGCCGGGCATGGTCACCTATTTCTGGATCAAGCCGATCCGGACAGGGACCTTCGATGTTCTGTGCGCGGAGCTCTGTGGCGCCGCTCATTATCAGATGCGGGCCAAGGTGATCGTCGAGGAAGAGAGCGACTATCACGCCTGGCTCGAGCAGCAGAAGACGTTCGCCGAGTTGTCAGGTCGAAAAGCCGTTGTGAGGGCGACGTACCAATCCGGCGGCAAATAG
- a CDS encoding DUF2189 domain-containing protein → MATLYSDNIVKRHLFGEAASYPIRKISLSDLAEALRLGWEDFKAMPSHALVVCLIYPILGLVLFRMVLGYSVLPLLFPLAAGFALVGPFAAIGLYELSRRRERGEDVEAWDAIKVLRAPSFGAMIELGVLLLVLFGAWIGVANAIYVTIFGNAPAASIPDFATRVLMTPEGWSLIIVGCGVGFLFAVVALCVSVVSFPLMLDRHATAIDAIRTSLRAVAANPAAMAGWGLIVAALLVIGSLPLFVGLAVVLPVLGHATWHLYRRVVEPNPNPPDEPPPPAKGRRYAADFPANLFPWSREGEQ, encoded by the coding sequence ATGGCCACTCTGTACTCCGACAACATCGTAAAGCGGCACTTGTTCGGCGAGGCGGCCTCTTACCCCATTCGCAAGATCAGCCTGTCCGACTTGGCAGAAGCGCTGCGTCTGGGTTGGGAGGATTTCAAGGCGATGCCGAGTCATGCGCTCGTCGTATGCTTGATTTATCCCATTCTCGGTCTCGTCCTGTTCAGGATGGTTCTTGGCTATTCGGTGCTGCCGCTCTTGTTTCCGCTGGCCGCCGGGTTTGCCTTGGTCGGCCCCTTTGCCGCGATCGGTCTCTACGAGCTCAGCCGTCGCCGCGAGCGCGGCGAGGACGTCGAAGCATGGGACGCGATCAAGGTCCTGCGCGCGCCATCGTTCGGCGCCATGATCGAGCTTGGCGTGCTCCTGCTCGTCCTGTTCGGGGCCTGGATCGGCGTCGCGAATGCGATCTACGTCACGATCTTTGGTAACGCGCCAGCTGCCAGCATTCCCGACTTCGCAACGCGCGTGCTGATGACGCCGGAAGGATGGTCTCTCATCATTGTCGGTTGCGGTGTCGGCTTCCTGTTTGCGGTCGTGGCCCTATGCGTCAGCGTCGTGTCGTTTCCGTTGATGCTCGACCGGCATGCAACCGCGATCGATGCGATCCGCACGTCGCTGCGGGCCGTGGCCGCCAATCCGGCTGCGATGGCCGGGTGGGGGCTGATCGTCGCGGCGCTGCTCGTGATCGGCTCGCTGCCGCTCTTCGTCGGTCTCGCCGTCGTCCTCCCGGTGCTCGGTCATGCCACCTGGCATCTTTACCGGAGGGTGGTCGAGCCGAATCCGAATCCGCCGGACGAACCGCCGCCGCCCGCGAAGGGAAGGCGTTATGCAGCGGACTTTCCGGCCAATCTCTTCCCGTGGAGCCGCGAGGGCGAGCAGTAA
- a CDS encoding NAD+ synthase, giving the protein MTERVNQFAVTLAQLNPTVGDIDGNAAKARAARAHAAGAGADLVLFPELFIAGYPPEDLVQKPAFQAACRSAIEKLARETADGGPAMLVGTPWVEDGRLCNACALLDGGRIAGLRFKANLPNYGVFDEKRLFAHGPAAGPVTVRGVRIGVPICEDIWLEESEDYENVVETLAETGAEIILVPNGSPYARDKGDVRLSVAVARVTESGLPLVYLNQVGGQDELVFDGASFALNGDLSLAAQLPAFEESITTLHFTKTGDDWRCTGPVAQLPEGDKADYAACVLGLRDYVGKNGFPGVLLGISGGIDSALCAAIAVDALGADQVHGVMLPYRFTAPGSIADAGELAGHLGIRYEVLPIAEAVNGFGTILSDIFKNLPPDITEENLQARTRGTLLMAISNKTGLMVVTTGNKSEMSVGYATLYGDMNGGFNPIKDIYKTQVFRLAALRNAWKPDGALGPSGEVIPPDIIARPPTAELRENQIDQDSLPPYDLLDAVLERLVEREEPLEEIIAAGFDRAMVARIDHLLNIAEYKRRQAAPGVKVTRKNFGRDRRYPITNRFRDKGEPLPEPDETLLSGCSSASIDAFEG; this is encoded by the coding sequence ATGACCGAACGCGTCAACCAGTTTGCCGTGACGCTCGCCCAGCTCAATCCGACGGTGGGCGATATCGACGGCAATGCAGCGAAGGCGCGCGCGGCGCGGGCGCACGCCGCGGGCGCCGGCGCCGATCTCGTGCTGTTTCCGGAACTGTTCATCGCCGGCTATCCGCCCGAAGATCTCGTGCAGAAGCCAGCCTTCCAGGCCGCCTGCCGCTCCGCGATCGAAAAGCTCGCGCGCGAGACCGCCGATGGCGGCCCCGCCATGCTGGTCGGCACGCCCTGGGTCGAAGACGGCAGGCTCTGCAATGCCTGCGCGCTGCTCGATGGCGGCCGCATCGCGGGCCTGCGCTTCAAGGCCAACCTGCCGAACTACGGCGTGTTCGACGAGAAGCGGCTGTTTGCGCACGGCCCTGCGGCCGGCCCGGTGACAGTGCGCGGCGTGCGGATCGGCGTGCCGATCTGCGAGGACATCTGGCTGGAGGAATCCGAGGACTACGAGAACGTCGTCGAGACGCTGGCTGAGACCGGCGCGGAGATCATCCTCGTGCCCAACGGCTCGCCTTACGCCCGCGACAAGGGCGACGTGCGTTTGTCAGTCGCGGTCGCGCGCGTGACCGAAAGCGGCCTGCCGCTGGTCTATCTCAACCAGGTCGGCGGCCAGGACGAGCTGGTGTTCGACGGTGCCTCGTTCGCGCTGAACGGCGATCTCTCGCTTGCCGCGCAGCTGCCGGCATTCGAGGAGAGCATCACCACGCTGCATTTCACCAAGACCGGCGACGATTGGCGCTGCACGGGTCCGGTTGCGCAACTGCCCGAAGGCGACAAGGCCGACTATGCGGCCTGCGTGCTCGGCTTGCGCGATTATGTCGGCAAGAACGGTTTTCCCGGCGTGCTGCTCGGCATTTCCGGCGGCATCGATTCCGCCCTGTGTGCGGCGATCGCCGTCGATGCACTGGGCGCGGATCAGGTGCATGGCGTGATGCTGCCCTATCGCTTCACCGCGCCAGGCTCGATCGCCGATGCCGGCGAACTCGCAGGTCACCTCGGGATCCGGTACGAGGTGCTGCCGATCGCAGAGGCGGTGAACGGTTTTGGGACCATCCTCTCCGATATCTTCAAGAATCTGCCGCCCGACATCACCGAGGAGAACCTCCAGGCGCGCACCCGCGGCACGCTGCTGATGGCGATCTCGAACAAGACCGGCTTGATGGTGGTGACCACCGGCAACAAGTCGGAGATGTCGGTCGGATACGCCACCCTCTATGGCGACATGAACGGCGGCTTCAATCCGATCAAGGACATCTACAAGACGCAGGTGTTTCGCCTCGCAGCCTTGCGCAATGCGTGGAAGCCGGATGGCGCGCTTGGCCCCTCCGGCGAGGTCATTCCGCCTGATATCATCGCGCGCCCGCCGACGGCGGAGTTGCGCGAGAACCAGATCGACCAGGATTCGCTGCCGCCCTATGATCTGCTCGACGCGGTGCTCGAACGCCTGGTCGAGCGCGAAGAGCCGCTGGAAGAGATCATTGCCGCCGGCTTCGACCGCGCGATGGTCGCTAGAATCGACCATCTCCTCAACATCGCCGAGTACAAGCGCCGCCAGGCCGCGCCGGGCGTGAAGGTGACGCGCAAGAACTTTGGCCGCGACCGCCGCTATCCCATCACCAACCGCTTTCGCGACAAGGGTGAGCCGCTGCCCGAGCCTGACGAGACGCTGCTCTCGGGCTGCAGCAGCGCCTCGATCGACGCGTTCGAGGGGTAA
- a CDS encoding DUF2865 domain-containing protein, whose amino-acid sequence MADMPEFLSLSRSRSILAGTALISALALGTDALAQAGPPGPPPSTQASPATNPICSRLEGQLAALDRGGSGDPAKDDQIRRYQDSATRQQAELDRLTLQAKRMGCDSSGFFSLFNNQSAQCGPVNNQIQQMRANLDQITSSLERLRNGGPGSYSPDRDNQRRSVLVALAQNNCGPQYANAAQSQGPGNFLSNLFGGGNNANPNPVGAPPADLGPQSGTYRTVCVRTCDGAYFPISFATVPARFPDDERTCKALCPAADAALYAYRNPGEDMNAAVSVNGQPYTALPNAFKFRSEFNPSCSCKAAGQSWADALKSADDKAAVEQQGDIIVTEESAKKMQQRQLTKGAPASGKKGAPPPPATANAPAAPTAPADSTATPTNENKPIRSVGPTFIAPKQ is encoded by the coding sequence ATGGCGGATATGCCGGAATTTTTGTCTCTCTCTCGCTCCCGTTCGATCCTTGCCGGCACCGCGCTGATCAGCGCGCTCGCCCTCGGCACTGATGCCCTCGCACAAGCAGGTCCCCCCGGCCCGCCGCCATCAACGCAAGCCTCGCCGGCGACGAACCCGATCTGCTCGCGGCTGGAAGGCCAGCTTGCCGCGCTCGACCGCGGCGGAAGCGGTGATCCCGCGAAGGACGACCAGATCCGCCGCTACCAGGATTCGGCGACCCGCCAGCAGGCGGAGCTCGATCGCCTCACCTTGCAGGCCAAGCGCATGGGCTGCGACAGCTCCGGCTTCTTCTCGCTGTTCAACAACCAGTCGGCGCAATGCGGTCCGGTGAATAACCAGATCCAGCAGATGCGGGCCAATCTCGACCAGATCACCTCCAGCCTCGAGCGGCTGCGCAACGGCGGTCCTGGCAGCTACAGCCCCGACCGCGACAACCAGCGCCGCTCGGTACTGGTCGCGCTCGCGCAGAACAACTGCGGCCCGCAATATGCCAACGCTGCGCAGTCGCAAGGCCCCGGCAATTTCCTCAGCAATCTGTTCGGCGGCGGCAACAACGCCAACCCAAACCCGGTCGGCGCACCGCCCGCGGATCTCGGCCCGCAATCGGGGACTTATCGTACGGTCTGTGTCCGCACCTGCGACGGTGCCTACTTCCCGATTTCGTTCGCGACGGTCCCCGCGCGCTTTCCGGATGACGAGAGGACCTGCAAGGCGCTGTGCCCGGCGGCGGACGCCGCGCTCTATGCCTATCGCAATCCCGGCGAGGACATGAACGCGGCGGTCTCGGTCAACGGCCAGCCCTACACCGCACTTCCGAACGCCTTCAAATTCCGCAGCGAGTTCAACCCGTCCTGCTCGTGCAAGGCCGCGGGCCAGAGCTGGGCGGACGCGCTGAAATCGGCCGACGACAAGGCGGCGGTCGAGCAGCAGGGTGACATCATCGTCACCGAGGAAAGCGCCAAGAAGATGCAGCAGCGGCAGCTCACCAAGGGCGCGCCGGCGAGCGGCAAGAAGGGCGCGCCACCGCCGCCGGCCACGGCGAACGCCCCGGCCGCTCCTACTGCGCCCGCGGATTCCACTGCGACGCCCACGAACGAAAACAAGCCGATCCGCTCAGTCGGGCCGACCTTCATCGCTCCGAAGCAATAG
- a CDS encoding cytochrome c oxidase subunit 3: protein MSAIILFLAVIAVIAGWWLSQQRLTAKPWLEEGPMSDFPGTDAMTWPAAKIGLGVFLAVASGLFVLFISAYSMRMAMVDWRALPVPTLLWFNTGVLVLSSVALQWSYVAARRHDIDGVMVGLLAGGASAVIFLAGQLLAWQQLNAAGYFMASNPANSFFYLLTAVHGLHLTGGLVALGRTSAKVWRHDAATDDISLSVELCTIYWHFLLLVWLVLLGLLTGWTDHFVDICRQLLS from the coding sequence GTGAGCGCCATCATCCTGTTCCTGGCTGTGATTGCGGTCATCGCGGGATGGTGGCTGTCGCAGCAACGGCTGACGGCAAAACCCTGGCTGGAGGAAGGTCCGATGAGTGACTTCCCCGGCACGGACGCCATGACCTGGCCGGCAGCGAAGATCGGACTTGGCGTGTTTCTCGCCGTCGCAAGCGGATTGTTCGTGCTCTTCATCAGCGCTTACTCCATGCGCATGGCCATGGTGGACTGGCGGGCCCTGCCCGTGCCGACCCTGCTGTGGTTCAACACGGGCGTCCTGGTCCTGAGCAGCGTCGCGCTGCAATGGTCGTATGTGGCCGCGCGCCGACACGACATTGACGGCGTCATGGTGGGCCTGCTCGCAGGCGGAGCATCTGCAGTTATCTTCCTCGCCGGGCAGCTTCTGGCCTGGCAACAGCTCAACGCCGCCGGATATTTCATGGCGTCCAATCCCGCCAATTCCTTCTTCTACCTGTTGACTGCGGTGCACGGGCTGCACCTGACGGGCGGCCTGGTGGCGCTTGGCAGAACCTCGGCCAAGGTGTGGCGACACGACGCTGCGACGGATGACATAAGTCTGAGCGTGGAGCTGTGCACCATCTACTGGCATTTCCTGCTGCTGGTCTGGCTGGTCCTGCTCGGTCTGCTGACCGGCTGGACCGACCATTTCGTCGACATCTGTCGCCAATTGCTGAGCTAG
- a CDS encoding diacylglycerol kinase: protein MLRLWKATINSRNGLAFAIRSEQAVREEIFALLLSLPLAWFIGATAMRSVELVCAVAFVLVVELLNTAVEKLADRLTLDHDKQIGQVKDMGSAAVGVALLMAGAFWIFAIVERVGLI from the coding sequence TTGCTGCGGCTCTGGAAGGCCACGATCAATTCGCGCAACGGTCTGGCCTTCGCCATTCGCTCGGAGCAGGCCGTCCGCGAGGAGATTTTTGCACTCCTGCTGTCGCTGCCGCTCGCCTGGTTCATCGGCGCGACCGCGATGCGTTCGGTCGAGCTGGTCTGTGCGGTCGCCTTCGTGCTGGTCGTCGAACTGCTCAACACGGCGGTCGAGAAGCTCGCCGATCGCCTGACGCTCGATCACGACAAACAGATCGGTCAGGTCAAGGACATGGGCTCGGCCGCCGTTGGTGTCGCGCTGTTGATGGCGGGCGCGTTCTGGATCTTCGCCATTGTTGAGCGGGTAGGGCTGATCTAG
- a CDS encoding heme-copper oxidase subunit III family protein — protein sequence MAETMLTNTEQGAGRLPGWRGIAADWASDQRAFKNVSWGKAMMWIFLLSDTFIFSCFLLSYMTARMSTTVPWPNPSEVFALNFAGKHIPLILIAIMTFILISSSGTMAMAVNFGYRRDRVRTAALMLVTAAFGATFVGMQAFEWTKLIREGVRPWGNPWGAEQFGSSFFMITGFHGTHVTIGVIFLIAIARKVGRGDFDVGRRGFFTSRKGYYEIVEIMGLYWHFVDLVWVFIFAFFYLW from the coding sequence ATGGCCGAGACCATGCTGACGAATACGGAACAAGGCGCCGGGCGACTTCCGGGCTGGCGTGGCATCGCCGCCGACTGGGCGTCCGATCAGCGGGCCTTCAAGAATGTGTCCTGGGGCAAGGCCATGATGTGGATCTTCCTCCTCAGCGACACATTCATCTTCAGTTGCTTCCTGCTGTCCTACATGACGGCGCGCATGTCGACGACCGTGCCGTGGCCCAATCCGAGCGAAGTCTTCGCGCTCAACTTCGCGGGCAAGCACATCCCGCTCATCCTGATCGCCATCATGACTTTCATCCTGATCAGCAGCAGCGGGACGATGGCGATGGCCGTCAATTTCGGCTATCGCCGCGATCGCGTCAGAACCGCAGCCTTGATGCTGGTCACTGCGGCGTTCGGCGCAACCTTCGTCGGCATGCAGGCTTTCGAATGGACCAAGCTGATCAGGGAGGGCGTCCGGCCCTGGGGCAACCCGTGGGGCGCGGAGCAGTTCGGCTCAAGCTTCTTCATGATCACCGGCTTCCACGGCACCCATGTGACGATCGGCGTGATTTTCCTGATCGCCATTGCACGCAAGGTCGGGCGCGGAGACTTCGACGTCGGGAGGCGCGGCTTCTTCACGAGCCGGAAAGGATACTACGAGATCGTCGAGATCATGGGCCTGTACTGGCACTTCGTCGATCTCGTGTGGGTGTTCATCTTTGCGTTCTTCTATCTTTGGTGA
- a CDS encoding cbb3-type cytochrome c oxidase subunit I: MVDVPYDGIAGIPPAEVPDVELYHPKSWWTRYVFSQDAKVIAVQYALTASAIGLVALVLSWLMRLQLGFPGTFSFIDANEYLQFITMHGMIMVIYLLTALFLGGFGNYLIPLMVGARDMVFPYVNMLSYWVYLLAVLVLASTFFVPGGPTGAGWTLYPPQAILSGTPGQDWGIILMMSSLILFIIGFTMGGLNYVVTVLQARTRGMTLMRLPLTVWGIFTATVMALLAFPALFVASVMLLLDRLLGTSFFMPSLVEMGTLSKYGGGSPLLFQHLFWFFGHPEVYIVALPAFGIVSDLISTHARKNIFGYRMMVWAIVAIGALSFIVWAHHMYVSGMFPQFGYFFATTTLIIAIPTAIKVYNWVLTLWRGDIHLTVPMLFALGFIITFVNGGLTGLFLGNVVVDVPLSDTMFVVAHFHMVMGVAPIMVVLGAIYHWYPKVTGRMLNDVLGKFHFWVTFLGAYLIFFPMHYLGLLGVPRRYFELGDAAFIPPSAHSLNAFISVVALTVGFSQMVFLFNLFWSLFKGEPSGGNPWRATTLEWQTPETPPGHGNWGKELPIVYRWAYDYSVPGAEQDFIPQNQPPRATPAVQGAAS; this comes from the coding sequence ATGGTCGATGTTCCATATGATGGGATCGCCGGCATTCCGCCTGCCGAAGTGCCCGATGTCGAGCTCTACCATCCGAAGAGTTGGTGGACACGGTATGTCTTTTCGCAGGATGCCAAGGTCATTGCCGTCCAGTACGCGCTGACAGCTTCGGCCATTGGGCTGGTTGCTTTGGTCCTGTCGTGGCTGATGCGGCTGCAACTGGGATTTCCCGGCACCTTCTCCTTCATCGATGCCAATGAGTACCTCCAGTTCATCACCATGCACGGCATGATCATGGTGATCTACCTGCTCACGGCGTTGTTCCTGGGAGGCTTCGGCAACTACCTGATCCCGCTGATGGTCGGCGCCCGGGACATGGTCTTCCCCTATGTGAACATGCTGAGCTACTGGGTCTACCTGCTCGCAGTCCTGGTCCTGGCCTCGACATTCTTCGTGCCGGGAGGCCCGACCGGCGCCGGCTGGACGCTGTACCCGCCGCAGGCGATTCTCTCCGGCACACCCGGGCAGGATTGGGGCATCATTCTCATGATGTCGTCGCTGATCCTGTTCATCATCGGCTTCACCATGGGCGGGCTGAACTATGTGGTGACGGTGCTGCAGGCGCGCACCCGCGGCATGACGCTGATGCGTCTGCCCTTGACGGTGTGGGGCATTTTCACCGCCACCGTCATGGCACTGCTGGCATTCCCCGCGCTCTTCGTTGCCTCGGTGATGCTGCTGCTCGACCGTCTGTTGGGCACCAGTTTCTTCATGCCCTCGCTCGTCGAGATGGGCACGCTGTCGAAATATGGCGGCGGCAGTCCGCTGCTTTTCCAGCACCTGTTCTGGTTCTTCGGCCATCCCGAAGTCTACATCGTCGCGCTCCCCGCCTTCGGCATCGTCTCGGATCTGATCAGCACGCATGCGCGCAAGAACATCTTTGGTTATCGGATGATGGTCTGGGCCATCGTGGCCATCGGCGCGCTCAGCTTCATCGTCTGGGCGCACCACATGTATGTGAGTGGCATGTTCCCGCAATTCGGGTACTTCTTCGCCACGACGACGCTGATCATCGCAATCCCCACGGCGATCAAGGTCTACAACTGGGTGCTGACCCTGTGGCGCGGCGACATTCATCTCACGGTGCCGATGCTGTTTGCCCTCGGCTTCATCATCACCTTCGTGAACGGCGGACTCACCGGCCTCTTCCTCGGCAACGTCGTCGTGGACGTGCCCCTCTCCGATACCATGTTCGTCGTGGCGCATTTCCACATGGTGATGGGTGTGGCACCAATCATGGTCGTGCTTGGGGCAATCTATCATTGGTATCCCAAGGTCACGGGACGAATGCTGAACGACGTGCTCGGCAAGTTTCATTTCTGGGTCACCTTCCTCGGCGCCTACCTGATCTTCTTCCCCATGCACTACCTTGGACTGCTGGGGGTTCCGCGTCGTTATTTCGAACTCGGCGACGCGGCGTTCATCCCGCCGTCGGCGCATTCACTGAATGCCTTCATCTCCGTGGTGGCCCTGACCGTCGGCTTCAGCCAAATGGTGTTCCTGTTCAATCTCTTCTGGAGTCTGTTCAAAGGTGAGCCCTCAGGCGGCAATCCATGGCGCGCGACGACGCTGGAGTGGCAGACGCCGGAGACGCCGCCCGGCCACGGCAACTGGGGCAAGGAGCTCCCGATCGTCTATCGCTGGGCGTATGATTACAGCGTACCGGGCGCCGAGCAGGACTTCATTCCGCAGAACCAGCCGCCGCGTGCGACGCCGGCCGTTCAGGGAGCCGCTTCGTGA
- a CDS encoding cytochrome C oxidase subunit IV family protein — translation MTNAALHMEGQLQAHAHDAAAEAVHAKGQQHPIKLYLVVWGWLFVLSTCSYLVDYFGIHGYLRWSLILLFMVLKAGLIVAVFMHMAWERLALAYAILLPPIAVLVFVSIMVLESEYTHLLRVLFFATPS, via the coding sequence ATGACAAACGCAGCGTTACACATGGAAGGACAGCTCCAGGCTCATGCGCATGATGCAGCAGCAGAAGCGGTGCACGCCAAGGGTCAGCAGCATCCGATCAAGCTCTACCTCGTGGTCTGGGGTTGGCTGTTCGTCCTCAGCACTTGCTCCTATCTGGTCGACTATTTTGGCATACACGGCTATCTCAGGTGGTCCCTGATCCTGCTGTTCATGGTGTTGAAGGCCGGCCTCATCGTCGCCGTCTTCATGCACATGGCCTGGGAGCGGCTGGCCCTGGCCTATGCCATTCTGCTGCCGCCAATAGCCGTGCTGGTCTTCGTGTCGATTATGGTGCTCGAATCCGAATACACGCACCTCCTGCGGGTGCTGTTTTTCGCAACCCCGTCGTAG